The Geothrix sp. genome window below encodes:
- a CDS encoding outer-membrane lipoprotein carrier protein LolA, which translates to MRALALVAVLMTPLSAALPAWWTALPKVPILASRFRQESDSAVFGKLAREGELLLARGGKLRVAYDSGLRVTSDGRHLVQYDPDTRTAQRVELARAVRDFPLLGLLLDPARINQLYRAESIGNDAVKLVPRESGLPGLKATGRKGLLRTLEWTDPTGAQQRLELLDPKTPASVAPGIFKPQVPAGTRWATPNG; encoded by the coding sequence ATGCGTGCGCTCGCCCTCGTCGCCGTGTTGATGACCCCGCTGTCGGCGGCCCTGCCTGCGTGGTGGACGGCCCTGCCCAAGGTCCCCATCCTCGCCAGCCGGTTCCGCCAGGAGAGCGACAGCGCGGTTTTCGGGAAGCTGGCGAGGGAAGGGGAGCTGCTGCTGGCCCGCGGCGGAAAGCTGCGCGTGGCTTACGATTCGGGTCTGAGGGTGACCTCGGATGGCCGCCACCTCGTGCAGTACGATCCCGACACCCGCACCGCCCAGCGCGTTGAACTGGCCAGGGCCGTGCGCGATTTCCCCCTGCTGGGCCTCCTCCTGGATCCCGCCCGCATTAACCAGCTCTACCGCGCCGAATCCATCGGGAACGACGCCGTGAAGCTGGTACCCAGGGAATCGGGTCTGCCCGGGCTGAAGGCCACGGGCCGCAAGGGCCTGCTGCGCACCCTCGAATGGACCGATCCCACCGGGGCCCAGCAGCGGCTGGAGCTGCTGGATCCGAAGACCCCCGCTTCGGTTGCACCCGGCATCTTCAAGCCCCAGGTGCCGGCGGGCACGCGCTGGGCGACGCCCAACGGCTGA
- a CDS encoding peroxiredoxin has protein sequence MGIIAMLGLASAAEVAEGTKAPAFEARDQHGALVRLADFQGKSAVVLYFYPKDDTPGCTAQACSLRDGFSAIQAAGAVILGVSADTSQSHQAFAEKFHLPFSILADPDRRIIEAYGVKMPLLGFAKRVTFLIDRQGVVRKVIRDIRTKDHDQQVLALLKGMP, from the coding sequence ATGGGAATCATCGCGATGCTGGGGCTGGCTTCAGCGGCCGAGGTGGCGGAAGGGACCAAGGCTCCGGCCTTCGAGGCGCGCGACCAGCACGGGGCTCTGGTGCGCCTGGCGGACTTCCAGGGGAAATCGGCGGTGGTGCTCTACTTCTATCCCAAGGACGACACGCCGGGCTGCACGGCCCAGGCCTGCAGCCTGCGGGATGGCTTTTCGGCGATCCAGGCCGCGGGCGCCGTCATCCTGGGCGTGAGCGCGGATACCAGCCAGAGCCACCAGGCCTTCGCGGAGAAGTTCCACCTGCCCTTCAGCATCCTGGCGGACCCCGACCGGCGCATCATCGAGGCCTACGGCGTGAAAATGCCCCTGCTTGGATTCGCCAAGCGGGTTACTTTCCTCATCGACCGGCAGGGCGTCGTCCGGAAGGTGATCCGGGACATCCGCACGAAGGACCACGACCAGCAGGTGCTCGCCCTCCTGAAGGGAATGCCCTAG
- a CDS encoding isocitrate/isopropylmalate family dehydrogenase yields MVRIALIPGDGVGREVMAEAIPCLAWARSRGRNLETQPLPYGADHFLRTGETLPSSAFAELRDGCDAILFGAVGDPRVPDGRHAEEILLRLRQGLDLTVNFRPCKPWVPGSGPTLDIEVFRENTEGPYCLQGSTEPGRAIDLAVHTEPAVRRLLEAAFARARTRGCALTLAHKANVLKHGHGLWVRVFQDLQKTFPEVPAKGMHADALLCALVQDPGPFGVIAADNYLGDLISDLTAAFVGGMGVAPSLSWAPHRPHRCAALAEPVHGSAPDLAGQGLANPVGMLLSTALLFRHLGWEPEAGALETAVAGALEAGARTRDLGGDLGTAAMGAAIRDRLPR; encoded by the coding sequence ATGGTTCGCATCGCCCTCATCCCCGGCGACGGCGTCGGCCGAGAGGTCATGGCCGAGGCCATTCCCTGCCTGGCCTGGGCCCGATCCCGGGGGCGGAACCTCGAGACCCAGCCCCTCCCCTACGGCGCGGACCACTTCCTCCGCACGGGAGAGACCCTCCCGAGCTCCGCCTTTGCCGAACTGCGCGATGGCTGCGACGCCATTCTCTTCGGGGCCGTGGGGGATCCGCGGGTGCCAGACGGCCGCCATGCGGAGGAGATCCTGCTGCGCCTCCGCCAGGGCCTGGACCTGACGGTGAACTTCCGCCCCTGCAAGCCCTGGGTGCCGGGAAGCGGCCCAACCCTCGACATTGAGGTCTTCCGCGAGAACACGGAGGGTCCCTACTGCCTGCAGGGTTCCACGGAGCCGGGCCGGGCCATCGACCTGGCCGTGCACACGGAACCAGCCGTTCGGCGCCTCCTGGAAGCCGCCTTCGCCCGCGCCCGCACCCGTGGCTGCGCCCTGACCCTGGCCCACAAGGCCAATGTGCTGAAGCACGGCCATGGACTCTGGGTGCGCGTCTTCCAGGACCTGCAGAAAACCTTCCCAGAGGTGCCCGCCAAAGGCATGCATGCAGATGCCCTGCTCTGTGCGCTGGTGCAGGATCCAGGCCCCTTCGGCGTGATCGCGGCGGACAACTACCTGGGCGACCTCATCAGCGACCTCACGGCGGCCTTCGTCGGCGGCATGGGCGTGGCGCCTTCCCTGAGTTGGGCCCCGCACCGGCCCCACCGCTGCGCCGCCCTGGCCGAGCCGGTGCACGGCTCGGCTCCCGACCTTGCCGGGCAGGGCCTGGCCAATCCCGTGGGCATGCTCCTCAGTACCGCCCTGCTCTTCCGGCACCTGGGCTGGGAGCCGGAAGCAGGTGCGCTGGAAACGGCCGTGGCGGGTGCCCTCGAAGCCGGCGCCCGAACCCGGGACCTCGGGGGTGACCTGGGCACGGCGGCGATGGGCGCAGCCATCCGCGATCGCCTGCCCCGGTAG
- the lexA gene encoding transcriptional repressor LexA, whose amino-acid sequence MKASDLTKRQQAVLKFIRTFVQAEGRSPTLAEIAKGVGSSAVSTIHKHVQHLMDKGFLVRSHGKGNNLVVAAGTGTEGPAPRSERPEPVPAMKIFPFCGDVAAGSPILPESRALPIEVPNSIHRQRDELFVLRVRGDSMVDDAILDGDLVVLQRKGEYRNGDRVVALIDREEVTLKEFRRDAKGVWLIPHNPELQPHCYPPQRIDIQGLLVGVMRSC is encoded by the coding sequence ATGAAAGCCAGTGACCTCACCAAGCGACAGCAGGCCGTGCTGAAGTTCATCCGCACCTTCGTACAGGCGGAAGGACGCAGCCCCACGCTGGCGGAAATCGCCAAGGGGGTGGGTTCCAGTGCGGTGTCCACCATCCACAAGCATGTCCAGCACCTCATGGACAAGGGTTTCCTCGTCCGCAGCCACGGCAAGGGCAACAACCTCGTGGTGGCCGCGGGCACCGGGACCGAGGGGCCCGCGCCGCGAAGCGAGCGCCCCGAGCCGGTACCCGCCATGAAGATTTTCCCCTTCTGCGGCGATGTGGCCGCCGGCTCGCCCATCCTGCCGGAGAGCCGGGCTCTGCCCATCGAGGTGCCCAACAGCATCCACCGCCAGCGGGATGAACTCTTCGTCCTGCGCGTCCGGGGCGACTCTATGGTGGACGATGCCATCCTGGACGGCGACCTGGTGGTCCTGCAGCGCAAGGGCGAGTACCGCAACGGGGATCGGGTGGTGGCCCTCATCGACCGCGAGGAAGTGACCCTCAAGGAATTCCGTCGGGATGCCAAGGGCGTGTGGCTGATCCCCCACAACCCCGAGCTCCAGCCCCACTGCTATCCGCCTCAGCGCATCGACATCCAGGGGCTGCTCGTGGGTGTCATGCGCAGCTGTTGA
- a CDS encoding 2-oxoacid:acceptor oxidoreductase subunit alpha, whose translation MTATLAAPAASGGAKTRINDFSIQVATVNGSGSQTANTVLLRAIFQMGVLVSGKNLFPSNIAGLPTWFTIRASAKGYVARKASNEMLILMNPETAKDDIAKADPGALVIYDEPLQLDKLRGDLAYIPVPFQKLVTASCPEPKLHKLVKNMIYVGVAARLLGIDMEEVKKAIAKQLKGKAKAVELNQTACTAGYDWAMENLEDQDHIKVIRDNKTQGLIIVDGNEACALGALFAGVTVVGWYPITPASSLVETFIEYAEEYRKDPKTGKSTVAIVQMEDELASAGVVLSAGWAGARSMTSTAGPGISLMSEFIGMGYYVEAPGVFFNVARTGPSTGLPTRTQQSDVELCAKASHGDTQHINLYPGTMEECFQFSYDAFDLAERFQTPIFVVTDLDLGMQNWSSKPFAYPTKPYDRGKVLNQQQLADMQDWGRYKDVDGDGICYRSLPGTPGGKGAYFTRGSGHNAYAQYSEKPEDYLAVVDRLKRKYETAKTHVPGPVFRNLGSDKGVLAFGSSDPAVIEAQDILAETGLKTDYLRLRALPFTAEVDAFVKEKKVIYIVEQNRDGQMANLFRETYPEYATKFKSVLHYDGHAIDAKCIVDQITAFEQK comes from the coding sequence ATGACTGCCACCCTCGCCGCCCCTGCCGCCTCCGGAGGAGCGAAAACCAGGATCAATGATTTTTCCATCCAGGTGGCCACGGTCAACGGATCGGGTTCACAGACGGCGAACACGGTTCTGCTGCGCGCCATCTTCCAGATGGGCGTGCTCGTCAGTGGCAAGAACCTCTTCCCCTCGAACATCGCGGGCCTGCCCACCTGGTTCACCATCCGCGCCAGCGCCAAGGGCTATGTGGCCCGCAAGGCCAGCAACGAAATGCTGATCCTGATGAACCCCGAGACCGCCAAGGACGACATCGCCAAGGCCGATCCCGGAGCGCTGGTGATCTACGATGAGCCCCTGCAGCTCGACAAGCTCCGCGGCGACCTGGCCTACATCCCCGTGCCCTTCCAGAAGCTCGTGACGGCCTCCTGCCCCGAGCCCAAGCTGCACAAGCTGGTGAAGAACATGATCTATGTGGGCGTGGCCGCCCGCCTGCTCGGCATCGACATGGAGGAGGTCAAGAAGGCCATCGCCAAGCAGCTGAAGGGCAAGGCCAAGGCCGTCGAACTCAATCAGACCGCCTGCACGGCCGGCTACGACTGGGCCATGGAGAACCTCGAGGACCAGGACCACATCAAGGTCATCCGCGACAACAAGACCCAGGGCCTCATCATCGTGGACGGCAACGAGGCCTGCGCCCTGGGCGCGCTCTTTGCCGGCGTGACCGTGGTGGGCTGGTATCCCATCACGCCCGCCTCCAGCCTGGTCGAGACCTTCATCGAATACGCCGAGGAGTACCGCAAGGACCCCAAGACCGGCAAGTCCACCGTGGCCATTGTGCAGATGGAGGACGAGCTCGCCTCTGCGGGCGTCGTGCTCTCGGCGGGATGGGCCGGCGCCCGATCCATGACTTCCACCGCGGGCCCCGGCATCTCGCTGATGAGCGAGTTCATCGGCATGGGCTACTATGTGGAGGCCCCGGGCGTGTTCTTCAATGTGGCTCGCACGGGCCCCAGCACCGGCCTTCCCACCCGCACCCAGCAGTCCGATGTGGAGCTCTGCGCCAAGGCCAGCCACGGGGATACCCAGCACATCAACCTCTACCCCGGGACCATGGAGGAGTGCTTCCAGTTCTCCTACGACGCCTTCGATCTGGCCGAGCGCTTCCAGACGCCGATCTTCGTCGTCACCGACCTCGACCTCGGCATGCAGAACTGGTCCTCCAAACCCTTCGCCTACCCCACCAAGCCCTATGACCGGGGCAAGGTGCTCAACCAGCAGCAGCTGGCCGACATGCAGGACTGGGGCCGCTACAAGGATGTGGACGGCGATGGCATCTGCTACCGCTCCCTGCCCGGCACGCCCGGCGGCAAGGGGGCCTACTTCACCCGCGGATCGGGGCACAACGCCTACGCCCAGTACTCCGAGAAGCCCGAGGACTACCTCGCCGTGGTGGACCGCCTGAAGCGGAAGTACGAGACCGCCAAGACCCATGTGCCCGGCCCTGTCTTCCGCAACCTGGGATCCGACAAGGGTGTCCTGGCCTTCGGCTCCAGTGATCCCGCCGTCATCGAGGCCCAGGACATCCTGGCCGAAACCGGTCTGAAGACGGACTACCTGCGCCTGCGCGCCCTGCCCTTCACCGCCGAGGTCGATGCCTTCGTGAAGGAGAAGAAGGTCATCTACATCGTCGAGCAGAACCGCGATGGCCAGATGGCCAACCTCTTCCGCGAAACCTATCCCGAGTACGCCACCAAGTTCAAGAGCGTCCTCCACTACGACGGCCACGCCATCGACGCCAAGTGCATCGTGGATCAGATCACCGCCTTCGAGCAGAAGTAA
- a CDS encoding 2-oxoacid:ferredoxin oxidoreductase subunit beta has product MTTATPSAPNPPATPTNKLGFTKQDYVGSKSTLCAGCGHDAITAQIINAAFESNLEGYRVTKYSGIGCSSKTPAYFINQGWGFNSVHGRMPSIATGASLANRNLINIGISGDGDSMSIGMGQFVHAVRRNIPMIYIIEDNGVYGLTKGQFSATADKGSHLKSGAVNDLPPIDPCTLAIELGCGFVARCFSGNPKQLNTILKAAFAYEGTVVLDIISPCVTFNNHDASTRSYKHVKDHDFPLHDLGFIQYSEVEDVEIPAGQTEIVTFPDGSKVAIKATHEGYDPTDRFGAMKAVHESMAKGEFLTGLLYINPTQPPLPQVLNLVDEPLNSLGEAQLKPSEATLNEIMQSLM; this is encoded by the coding sequence ATGACCACCGCCACCCCTTCCGCTCCCAACCCTCCGGCCACTCCGACCAACAAGCTCGGCTTCACCAAGCAGGACTATGTGGGCTCCAAGTCCACCCTCTGCGCGGGCTGCGGCCACGACGCCATCACGGCCCAGATCATCAACGCCGCCTTCGAGTCCAACCTCGAAGGCTACCGTGTCACCAAATACTCCGGCATCGGCTGCTCGTCCAAGACACCCGCCTACTTCATCAACCAGGGCTGGGGCTTCAACAGCGTCCACGGCCGCATGCCCTCCATCGCCACCGGTGCCTCGCTGGCCAACCGGAACCTCATCAACATCGGCATCTCCGGCGACGGCGATTCCATGTCCATCGGCATGGGCCAGTTCGTCCACGCGGTGCGGCGCAACATTCCGATGATCTACATCATCGAGGACAACGGCGTCTACGGCCTCACGAAGGGACAGTTCTCCGCCACTGCCGACAAGGGTTCCCACCTCAAGAGCGGCGCCGTGAACGACCTGCCGCCCATCGATCCCTGCACCCTGGCCATCGAGCTGGGCTGCGGCTTCGTGGCCCGGTGCTTCTCCGGCAACCCCAAGCAGCTGAACACCATCCTCAAGGCCGCCTTCGCCTACGAAGGCACCGTGGTGCTCGACATCATCAGTCCCTGCGTCACCTTCAACAACCACGATGCTTCGACCCGTTCATACAAGCATGTGAAGGACCACGATTTTCCCCTCCACGACCTGGGCTTCATCCAGTACTCCGAAGTCGAGGATGTGGAGATCCCCGCCGGACAGACCGAGATCGTCACCTTCCCCGACGGCTCCAAGGTCGCCATCAAGGCGACGCACGAGGGCTACGACCCCACGGATCGCTTCGGCGCCATGAAGGCCGTCCACGAGTCCATGGCCAAGGGCGAGTTCCTCACGGGCCTGCTCTACATCAACCCCACCCAGCCCCCCCTGCCCCAGGTGCTGAACCTGGTGGACGAGCCCCTGAACAGCCTCGGCGAGGCCCAGCTGAAGCCCAGCGAGGCCACCCTCAACGAGATCATGCAGTCCCTGATGTAG
- a CDS encoding helix-turn-helix domain-containing protein: MKAATVPTPEPSLVPERLMTLKQVADGLGVTLSTVYVLRGRGEFEVVKVGAKAARVRATEYARYIGTLKKG, encoded by the coding sequence ATGAAAGCCGCTACCGTCCCAACCCCTGAGCCGTCCCTGGTTCCCGAACGATTGATGACCCTGAAGCAGGTTGCAGACGGGCTCGGAGTCACCCTTTCGACTGTCTACGTCCTGCGAGGCCGTGGCGAGTTTGAAGTGGTGAAGGTCGGGGCCAAGGCCGCCCGTGTCCGTGCAACTGAATATGCCCGCTACATCGGCACCCTGAAGAAAGGGTAG
- a CDS encoding site-specific integrase produces the protein MAKTKRSAKFDTSTARKKLARGKVHQEPLKDGQYLCYRKPESGAAGSWSARWRYEGQILQTKLGAADDHHASDGETILSYKEAQDKAKKWFQERTEQALEGEGITIQKGPYTVAQAVADYLREMKNKGRKSIATSESYAKTHIIPALGEIPLAKLNKRKLEDWLSSVAAKPRMKTGFGMSEATETWAKKPTEDQLRARKNTANRILSILKAALNLALRNTKVSSHRAWIHVAPFESVVKSRVRFLSQEEAQRLVNACPPDFKSLVQGALLTGARYSELARLQVRDYNATAGTILIAESKSGKSRQIVLTDEGRSLLDGLCAGKVADAAVFQRDTWKRTLRKDLGSSWGHSDAATFMEVSCKAAKVGSVRFHELRHTYASMLVNAGCPLVYVAAQLGHADTRMVEKHYGHLAPNALADAVRKLMPDLGLVKRPKVAGLKIKTGGAS, from the coding sequence ATGGCTAAGACCAAGCGCAGCGCCAAATTCGACACTTCAACCGCCCGCAAAAAATTGGCTCGTGGGAAGGTGCATCAGGAGCCCCTGAAGGATGGGCAGTATCTCTGCTACCGGAAACCGGAGAGCGGGGCCGCTGGTTCCTGGTCTGCCCGGTGGCGGTATGAGGGGCAGATCCTCCAGACCAAGCTGGGCGCAGCCGATGATCACCACGCCTCGGATGGGGAGACGATCCTGAGCTACAAAGAAGCGCAGGATAAGGCGAAGAAGTGGTTTCAGGAACGGACAGAGCAGGCCCTTGAAGGTGAGGGCATCACCATTCAAAAAGGCCCCTACACCGTGGCCCAGGCCGTCGCCGATTACCTGCGGGAGATGAAGAACAAGGGGCGCAAGTCCATTGCCACCTCGGAGAGCTACGCGAAAACACACATCATTCCTGCCCTGGGTGAGATCCCCCTGGCGAAGCTGAACAAGCGCAAATTGGAAGATTGGCTTTCATCGGTGGCCGCGAAGCCTCGAATGAAAACCGGATTCGGGATGAGCGAGGCCACTGAGACCTGGGCCAAGAAACCGACCGAGGATCAGCTTCGAGCCCGAAAGAACACGGCGAATCGAATCCTCTCGATCCTGAAGGCCGCCTTGAATCTCGCCCTCAGAAACACCAAGGTTTCGAGCCATCGAGCGTGGATTCACGTTGCCCCGTTTGAGTCCGTGGTGAAGTCTCGCGTCCGGTTCCTGAGTCAGGAAGAGGCCCAGCGCCTTGTGAATGCCTGCCCCCCAGACTTCAAAAGCCTTGTGCAAGGTGCCCTCCTGACGGGAGCCCGATACTCCGAACTGGCAAGGCTTCAGGTGCGGGACTACAACGCCACGGCGGGAACCATCCTCATTGCCGAATCGAAAAGCGGGAAGTCCCGTCAGATCGTCCTGACGGATGAAGGCCGATCCCTACTCGACGGGCTGTGTGCCGGGAAGGTAGCCGATGCAGCCGTGTTCCAGCGCGACACCTGGAAGCGGACACTTCGGAAGGATCTGGGCTCATCCTGGGGGCACTCAGACGCCGCAACCTTCATGGAGGTCTCCTGCAAGGCCGCTAAGGTCGGATCGGTGCGCTTCCATGAACTCAGACACACCTATGCCTCCATGCTCGTGAACGCTGGATGCCCCTTGGTCTATGTCGCTGCCCAGCTTGGCCACGCTGATACCCGGATGGTCGAAAAGCACTATGGGCACTTGGCCCCGAATGCCCTTGCTGATGCCGTGCGAAAGCTGATGCCAGACCTGGGCTTGGTGAAGCGCCCGAAGGTTGCGGGCCTGAAGATCAAGACGGGGGGTGCCTCGTGA